The following proteins come from a genomic window of Rhodoligotrophos sp. CJ14:
- a CDS encoding ABC transporter ATP-binding protein: MSDAIISIRNLTKAFPGVIAVDNVSLDIRPNEFFALLGPSGCGKTTLLRMIAGLEMPTSGEILLDGQDVAQVPPNKRPVNMVFQSYAVFPHMTVAENVAYGLKVTGVPKAEIGPRVEEALAMAQLGALAQRKPDQLSGGQRQRVALARALIKRPKVLLLDEPLSALDAKLRDQMRLELTRLQHSVGITFIIVTHDQDEALSMANRIAVMEAGKVAQVATPAELYENPASRFVADFIGQVNLFEGKVAAQDAAGVTVAIDKLGEIRVPQTGVTAREVAVMVRPEKLVLSRNEPVGRAIALNGTVRDIAYFGDFSHVFVTLPSGLEITADIRNEARLAEASLRVGEGVWISWRPEDSLILQS; this comes from the coding sequence GTGTCCGATGCCATCATCTCCATTCGTAACCTGACCAAAGCCTTTCCCGGAGTGATCGCCGTCGACAATGTGAGCCTGGACATCAGGCCGAACGAGTTCTTTGCGCTGCTGGGCCCGTCTGGTTGCGGGAAAACCACGCTCCTGCGGATGATCGCAGGGCTCGAAATGCCCACATCGGGCGAGATATTGCTCGATGGCCAGGACGTGGCGCAGGTGCCGCCGAATAAGCGGCCGGTGAACATGGTGTTCCAGTCCTATGCGGTGTTCCCGCATATGACGGTCGCGGAAAATGTCGCCTATGGCCTCAAAGTGACGGGGGTGCCCAAGGCGGAGATCGGGCCGCGGGTCGAGGAGGCGCTCGCCATGGCGCAGCTCGGGGCGCTTGCCCAGCGCAAGCCCGACCAGCTCTCGGGCGGACAACGGCAGCGGGTGGCGCTCGCCCGGGCGCTCATCAAACGCCCGAAGGTTCTGCTGCTGGATGAGCCGTTATCGGCGCTCGATGCCAAGCTGCGCGACCAGATGCGTCTCGAGCTCACCCGGCTGCAGCATTCGGTGGGCATCACCTTCATCATCGTCACCCATGACCAGGATGAAGCGCTGTCCATGGCCAATCGCATCGCCGTGATGGAGGCGGGAAAGGTGGCGCAAGTCGCCACCCCGGCCGAGCTCTATGAGAACCCCGCCTCGCGGTTCGTTGCCGATTTCATCGGGCAGGTCAATCTGTTCGAGGGCAAGGTTGCCGCGCAGGATGCAGCGGGGGTGACGGTTGCCATCGACAAGTTGGGAGAGATCCGCGTGCCCCAGACGGGCGTTACGGCCCGGGAGGTCGCGGTGATGGTGCGACCCGAAAAGCTCGTGCTCTCCCGGAACGAGCCGGTGGGCCGCGCCATCGCGCTCAACGGTACCGTGCGCGACATCGCCTATTTCGGCGATTTCAGTCATGTGTTCGTCACCTTGCCGAGCGGGCTCGAGATCACCGCAGATATCCGCAACGAGGCGCGTCTGGCTGAGGCCAGCCTGAGGGTGGGCGAGGGGGTCTGGATTTCCTGGCGGCCAGAGGACTCGCTCATCCTTCAGTCGTGA
- a CDS encoding ABC transporter permease, with amino-acid sequence MAQATMDNRNVSAAGAKAPQLAPAKSRVGPLEFHRRRWLWAVFGVTLALLYMPILSLMVFSFNNSRRNVVWQGFTTDYYIRAWNNASLFEAFINSLTIAVVATIVSTIIGAMIALMLWRFRFPFKPAYEGFMALPIVVPEICMGVAMLTFFGGIGWPSGGPWPLNLSAIMIAHIAFCFPFVAIVVRARLAGFNRELEEASRDLGGNEWQTFRYVIVPFLKPGLVAGALLAFTLSLDDFVITFFTSGPNAITFPVKIYSMVRFSVTPEVNAASTVLILITVIATIIAVRLQSPSAAAQ; translated from the coding sequence ATGGCGCAAGCGACAATGGACAATAGGAACGTCTCCGCGGCGGGTGCCAAGGCGCCGCAATTGGCGCCAGCAAAGAGCCGGGTGGGGCCGCTCGAGTTCCACCGGCGACGCTGGCTGTGGGCCGTTTTCGGGGTGACGCTCGCGCTGCTCTATATGCCCATCCTGTCGCTGATGGTGTTTTCCTTCAACAATTCGCGCCGCAACGTCGTATGGCAGGGGTTCACGACGGACTATTATATCCGCGCGTGGAACAACGCCTCGCTGTTCGAGGCCTTCATCAATTCGCTCACCATCGCGGTGGTGGCGACCATTGTGTCCACCATCATCGGCGCGATGATCGCGCTCATGCTGTGGCGGTTCAGATTTCCCTTCAAGCCGGCCTATGAAGGCTTCATGGCGCTCCCTATCGTCGTGCCGGAGATCTGCATGGGGGTTGCCATGCTCACCTTTTTCGGCGGCATTGGCTGGCCGAGCGGTGGGCCCTGGCCGCTCAACCTCTCCGCCATCATGATCGCGCATATCGCGTTCTGCTTCCCGTTCGTGGCGATCGTGGTGCGGGCAAGGCTTGCGGGTTTCAACCGGGAGCTCGAGGAGGCCTCGCGCGATCTCGGCGGCAATGAATGGCAGACCTTCCGCTACGTGATTGTGCCCTTTCTCAAGCCGGGGCTGGTTGCGGGCGCGCTTCTTGCCTTCACCCTGTCGCTCGATGATTTCGTGATCACCTTCTTCACCTCGGGGCCCAATGCCATCACCTTCCCGGTGAAGATCTACTCCATGGTGCGGTTCTCGGTGACGCCGGAGGTCAATGCCGCATCAACCGTGCTCATCCTCATCACCGTCATTGCCACCATCATCGCGGTGCGGCTGCAGTCGCCCAGCGCGGCAGCCCAATAG
- a CDS encoding ABC transporter permease translates to MESWRRNPLVFAVLALPGTFWLVAFFLIPLGMVWILSFGEKTSILDIAITWTLANYQRALEPIYLEIIWKSVWISAIATALCLLLAYPIAFLIAFMPPRMKTLLLLAMILPFWINMLIRTYALIAVFRRNGYVNAILEWLWELGNSLLMLVGLGDYHLLGERFVPLPMLYNSFALMVGLVYVFLPFMVLPLYATIERLDKSYLEASLDLGASQVRTFFSVTLPLTMPGVISGIILVFIPCLGAFLIPDLLGGTNAQMIGNVITRQFKEANDWPFGSALSFLLMYVTFAALAIRSLLAGRQPRTGY, encoded by the coding sequence GTGGAAAGCTGGAGGCGTAATCCGCTCGTTTTTGCGGTGCTCGCACTGCCGGGGACATTCTGGCTCGTCGCCTTCTTCCTGATCCCGTTGGGGATGGTGTGGATCTTAAGCTTCGGCGAGAAGACCTCCATCCTCGATATCGCCATCACCTGGACACTCGCCAATTATCAGCGGGCGCTCGAGCCGATCTATCTCGAGATCATCTGGAAATCGGTCTGGATCAGCGCCATTGCCACGGCGCTGTGCCTGCTGCTCGCCTATCCCATCGCCTTTCTCATCGCATTCATGCCGCCGCGCATGAAGACGCTGCTGCTGCTCGCGATGATCCTGCCATTCTGGATCAACATGTTGATCCGGACCTATGCGCTGATCGCGGTCTTCCGCCGCAACGGCTATGTGAATGCCATTCTCGAATGGCTGTGGGAGCTCGGCAATTCACTGCTGATGCTGGTGGGCCTTGGAGATTATCATCTGCTGGGCGAGCGCTTCGTGCCTCTGCCCATGCTGTACAACAGCTTCGCGCTGATGGTGGGCCTCGTCTATGTCTTCCTGCCGTTCATGGTGTTGCCGCTCTATGCCACGATCGAGCGGCTTGATAAGTCCTATCTCGAGGCTAGCCTCGATCTTGGGGCGAGCCAGGTGCGCACCTTCTTCTCGGTGACGCTGCCGCTCACCATGCCTGGGGTGATTTCCGGCATCATCCTCGTGTTCATTCCCTGCCTCGGCGCCTTCCTCATCCCGGATCTGCTCGGGGGCACGAATGCGCAGATGATCGGCAATGTCATCACGCGGCAGTTCAAGGAAGCCAATGACTGGCCGTTCGGCAGCGCCCTGTCGTTCCTGTTGATGTATGTGACCTTTGCTGCGCTCGCGATCCGCTCGCTTCTGGCCGGGCGTCAGCCCCGCACTGGGTATTAG